In Candidatus Omnitrophota bacterium, a single genomic region encodes these proteins:
- the rpmG gene encoding 50S ribosomal protein L33 codes for MRETIHFQCTACNQITYNSTKDKRKKPERLELKKFCRFCRKHVLHKETKK; via the coding sequence ATGCGCGAGACAATTCATTTTCAATGCACCGCGTGCAATCAAATCACTTATAACAGCACCAAGGACAAGCGCAAGAAGCCGGAGCGTTTGGAGCTCAAGAAGTTTTGCCGTTTCTGCCGCAAGCACGTCCTTCATAAAGAAACGAAGAAGTAA
- the tyrS gene encoding tyrosine--tRNA ligase produces the protein MTTQDALQKISRGTAEIIGIAELTQKLGEGQPLVIKAGFDPTAPDIHLGHVVLLRKLKTFQDLGYKVVFLIGDFTAQIGDPTGRNELRKKMTPAEVEINAQTYKAQVFKVLDPKKTEIVFNSEWLNQLTLQELLKLSARSTVAQMLARADFKKRFESGKEISVLEFLYPLLQGYDSVHLKADVELGGTDQKFNLLMGRQIQQSYGQKPQAVIMTPLLEGTDGVQKMSKSLGNTIGINDAPNEIFGKIMSISDDLMLRYYELLTEADLKAVKAMHPKEAKLQLAQTLVDMFHPKGEGAKAREHFESTFSQHQTPDGIPEIKILSGQKLLDIFAVTKIIATKNEGRRLLKEGAVTHEGKVISDEDWTPQKGVLKVGKRRFLRLM, from the coding sequence ATGACAACTCAGGATGCCCTCCAAAAGATCAGCCGCGGTACCGCCGAGATCATCGGCATTGCTGAACTCACCCAGAAATTAGGTGAGGGCCAGCCGCTGGTCATCAAAGCCGGTTTCGACCCCACTGCTCCCGACATCCATCTCGGTCACGTCGTGCTTTTGCGCAAACTCAAGACCTTTCAGGACCTGGGGTATAAGGTTGTTTTTCTCATCGGTGATTTCACCGCCCAGATCGGTGACCCGACCGGCCGCAATGAATTGCGCAAGAAAATGACCCCTGCGGAAGTCGAGATCAACGCGCAGACCTACAAGGCCCAGGTGTTCAAGGTCCTTGATCCCAAAAAGACCGAAATTGTTTTTAATAGCGAGTGGCTCAATCAATTGACCCTGCAGGAGCTGCTGAAATTAAGCGCCCGTTCGACGGTGGCGCAGATGCTGGCCCGCGCTGATTTCAAAAAACGTTTTGAGTCGGGCAAGGAGATCAGCGTGTTGGAATTCTTGTATCCGCTGTTGCAGGGATACGATTCGGTGCATTTGAAAGCCGATGTGGAATTGGGGGGCACCGACCAGAAATTTAATTTGTTGATGGGTCGCCAGATACAGCAGAGTTACGGCCAAAAACCGCAGGCGGTCATCATGACCCCGCTCTTGGAAGGCACGGACGGCGTGCAGAAAATGAGCAAGTCGCTGGGCAATACCATCGGCATCAATGATGCTCCCAATGAAATATTCGGAAAGATCATGTCCATCAGCGACGATCTGATGCTGCGTTATTATGAACTTTTGACGGAAGCCGATTTGAAAGCGGTCAAGGCCATGCACCCCAAAGAGGCCAAACTCCAATTGGCCCAAACCTTGGTGGATATGTTCCATCCCAAAGGGGAAGGGGCCAAAGCCCGCGAACATTTTGAGAGTACCTTCAGTCAGCATCAAACCCCCGATGGCATTCCTGAAATAAAGATCTTATCCGGGCAAAAACTACTAGATATTTTTGCAGTTACGAAGATCATTGCCACGAAGAACGAGGGACGCCGGCTTTTGAAGGAAGGCGCCGTCACCCATGAGGGCAAGGTCATTTCCGACGAAGATTGGACGCCGCAAAAAGGCGTTTTAAAAGTAGGCAAACGCCGTTTCCTGCGTTTGATGTAA
- a CDS encoding 30S ribosomal protein S1, which yields MSNELSMEELYASTLRDIKEGEVAKGIIAAVTQKEVIVDIGFKSEGFVSIEEFRNPQELVIGQQIEVLIENIEDDHGRLVLSFSKAERLKGWQKIADDLNEGDIIEGKVVRAVKGGYIVDVFGVEAFLPMSLSAFKGLSNNDITANPYKFVVAKMNKQRRNLILSRREMVQKEREAVREKLWAELKKGQKRKGTVKGITDFGAFVDLGGVDGLLHITDISWSRINHPSEVVSVGQRIEVLILDFDQANSKVSLGYKQIIANPWDDAVAKFPSNSRVKGKIVNIMPYGVFVEIDKGIEGLLHSSEISWQKKMVNPQEMFKLGDIIEVQIINVDKDAKRISLSMKQLEENPWVSAAQKFTVGSQIKGVVRGFTDYGAFVELEGGLEGMIHVSDMSWTRKINHPQEVLQKGQEVEVLVAAVDIDSRKITLGLKQLQSNPWNEIAQKFPVGAVVDAQVVMNSNFGVFVKLEDDIEALVYSSEIDKTQAAALKPGDRLQVKIIKVDVEGMKIGVSARL from the coding sequence ATGAGCAACGAATTATCCATGGAAGAGCTTTACGCCAGCACCCTGCGTGATATTAAGGAAGGGGAGGTGGCTAAAGGCATTATCGCGGCCGTGACCCAAAAAGAGGTCATTGTTGATATCGGCTTTAAGTCCGAAGGTTTTGTTTCCATTGAAGAATTCCGCAACCCGCAGGAACTGGTCATCGGCCAGCAGATCGAGGTCCTCATCGAGAACATTGAGGACGATCACGGCCGGCTGGTCCTTTCTTTTTCCAAGGCCGAACGGCTTAAAGGTTGGCAGAAGATCGCCGATGACTTAAACGAAGGCGATATCATTGAAGGCAAGGTCGTGCGCGCGGTCAAGGGCGGCTACATTGTCGATGTTTTCGGCGTTGAGGCCTTTTTGCCCATGTCGCTCTCCGCGTTCAAGGGCCTTTCCAATAATGACATCACGGCCAACCCGTATAAATTCGTGGTGGCCAAGATGAACAAACAGCGCCGCAATCTCATCCTTTCTCGCCGGGAAATGGTGCAGAAAGAGCGCGAAGCGGTCCGTGAAAAATTGTGGGCCGAACTGAAAAAAGGCCAGAAGCGCAAAGGGACCGTCAAAGGCATCACCGATTTCGGCGCCTTCGTCGATTTGGGCGGCGTGGACGGGCTTTTGCACATCACCGACATCAGCTGGTCGCGCATCAACCATCCCTCCGAAGTGGTTTCCGTGGGCCAGAGGATCGAGGTCCTCATCCTGGATTTTGACCAGGCCAATTCCAAGGTTTCTTTGGGCTACAAGCAGATCATCGCCAACCCGTGGGATGATGCCGTTGCCAAATTCCCCTCCAATTCCCGCGTCAAGGGTAAGATCGTCAATATCATGCCTTACGGTGTTTTTGTCGAGATCGACAAAGGCATCGAAGGGCTTTTGCATTCCTCGGAGATCTCCTGGCAGAAAAAGATGGTCAACCCGCAGGAAATGTTCAAATTGGGTGACATCATTGAAGTGCAGATCATCAACGTGGACAAGGACGCCAAGCGCATTTCCTTGAGCATGAAACAGCTGGAGGAAAACCCCTGGGTCAGCGCCGCGCAGAAATTCACCGTCGGTTCCCAGATCAAGGGTGTTGTCCGCGGTTTCACGGATTACGGCGCTTTCGTGGAACTGGAAGGCGGTTTGGAAGGCATGATCCACGTTTCTGACATGTCCTGGACCCGCAAGATCAATCACCCGCAGGAAGTCCTCCAAAAAGGCCAGGAGGTGGAGGTGCTCGTTGCGGCCGTGGATATTGACAGCCGCAAGATCACCTTGGGGCTCAAGCAGCTGCAGTCCAACCCCTGGAATGAGATCGCCCAGAAATTTCCCGTGGGCGCCGTCGTTGACGCGCAGGTCGTCATGAATTCCAATTTCGGTGTTTTTGTGAAATTGGAAGATGACATTGAAGCGCTGGTGTATTCGTCCGAGATCGACAAGACCCAGGCCGCCGCGCTCAAACCCGGCGACCGCCTGCAGGTCAAGATCATCAAGGTGGACGTCGAAGGCATGAAAATCGGTGTCTCCGCGCGTTTGTAA
- a CDS encoding lysophospholipid acyltransferase family protein has protein sequence MIYYIVYFLTKFFSFLFFPRRIYGMEHFPRHGGFILASNHISNLDPVVLGISVVRRVNFMAKDSLFKKQPLGFILKKLWSFPVKRDQADFGALKEALKRLKRGTPVLMFVEGTRRIADALPKAQPGVGFLAVKAGVPVIPVHVSGTEKVMPPGSRSLTRHLVTVRYGPPVVFDQKDSYENIAQTILQSIDRIPA, from the coding sequence ATGATCTATTACATTGTCTATTTCCTGACCAAGTTCTTCAGTTTTCTTTTTTTCCCCCGCCGCATCTACGGGATGGAACATTTTCCCAGACATGGCGGCTTTATCCTGGCCAGCAATCATATCAGCAACCTGGATCCCGTGGTGTTGGGGATCTCGGTCGTGCGCCGTGTCAATTTCATGGCCAAGGATTCGCTGTTCAAGAAACAGCCGCTGGGGTTTATCCTTAAAAAGTTGTGGTCTTTTCCGGTGAAACGCGACCAGGCGGATTTCGGCGCCCTCAAAGAAGCGTTGAAACGTTTGAAAAGAGGGACGCCTGTTTTGATGTTCGTGGAAGGTACGCGCCGCATCGCGGACGCGCTCCCTAAGGCCCAGCCGGGCGTCGGATTCCTGGCTGTTAAAGCCGGGGTGCCGGTCATTCCCGTCCATGTCAGCGGGACCGAGAAAGTCATGCCCCCGGGCAGCAGGTCCCTGACCCGCCATCTCGTAACCGTGCGTTACGGCCCTCCCGTGGTTTTTGACCAAAAAGACAGCTACGAAAATATCGCCCAAACCATCCTGCAAAGCATTGACCGGATTCCCGCGTAA
- a CDS encoding phosphoglucomutase/phosphomannomutase family protein yields the protein MSNSEIKFGTDGWRAVISDTFTFKNVRIVAQAVADWVNKDNPSFTKKTVAVGYDNRFLSAEYARTFSEVLAGNGIAVFLSDTSLPTPALSYGVVRLKAVGGIMITASHNPPKFNGIKIKTAQGGAAPKDITGAVESYLGLSPVKTADQPITVHDFKKEYVAFIRGYLDLKKIKGSKYKVLTDIMHGSGGDLMTRILKGTGVRLELMRADVNPGFDGNKPEPIPECLGAIMGRMKKEKADLGLVLDGDADRIAAISPGGDFVSPQKILGLLVLHLVRNRKVPGGIVKTLCGTTMLDNIARKLGRKLYETPVGFKYISDLMVTQTIVAGGEEAGGMGLPDYIPERDGTLAGLLLLEMMVYNKRNFKQLLDDMEKEFGRYYYQRLDHVMDAKKVDLNKLKTITSVLGKRVAGVKDFDGVKLICDNEDWLMFRPSGTEPLVRIYSEAKSLKRAKDLLEFGRKLIDP from the coding sequence ATGTCCAATAGCGAGATCAAATTCGGCACCGACGGTTGGCGCGCGGTCATTTCCGATACGTTCACATTTAAGAATGTCCGCATCGTGGCGCAGGCCGTCGCGGACTGGGTCAACAAGGACAACCCTTCTTTTACAAAAAAGACGGTTGCCGTCGGATATGACAACCGTTTCCTGTCCGCCGAGTATGCCCGTACTTTTTCTGAAGTTTTAGCCGGCAACGGCATCGCTGTTTTTCTTTCCGATACCTCCTTGCCCACGCCGGCCTTGAGCTACGGGGTCGTGCGTTTGAAGGCGGTGGGCGGCATCATGATCACGGCCAGCCACAACCCGCCCAAATTCAACGGCATTAAGATCAAGACCGCCCAGGGCGGGGCCGCGCCGAAAGACATCACCGGCGCCGTCGAGTCCTATTTGGGCCTCTCCCCGGTCAAGACCGCGGATCAACCAATTACTGTCCACGATTTCAAGAAAGAATACGTCGCCTTCATCCGCGGATACCTGGATCTCAAGAAGATCAAGGGCTCCAAATACAAGGTCTTGACCGATATCATGCATGGCAGCGGCGGCGATCTCATGACCCGCATCCTCAAAGGCACGGGGGTGCGTCTGGAGTTGATGCGCGCGGACGTCAATCCCGGTTTTGACGGCAACAAGCCCGAACCCATCCCGGAATGCCTGGGGGCCATCATGGGCCGCATGAAAAAAGAGAAGGCTGACCTTGGGCTGGTCCTTGACGGGGACGCGGACCGCATCGCGGCCATTTCGCCCGGTGGGGATTTTGTGAGCCCGCAAAAGATCCTCGGCCTGCTCGTCCTTCATCTGGTCCGCAACCGCAAGGTGCCCGGCGGCATCGTTAAAACATTGTGCGGCACTACCATGCTTGACAACATCGCCCGCAAACTCGGCCGTAAACTCTACGAAACACCTGTCGGGTTCAAATACATTTCAGATCTCATGGTCACCCAAACGATCGTGGCCGGCGGGGAAGAGGCCGGCGGCATGGGTTTGCCTGATTATATCCCCGAACGCGATGGGACCCTGGCGGGCCTGCTTTTGCTGGAAATGATGGTCTACAACAAACGGAATTTCAAACAATTGCTTGATGATATGGAAAAAGAGTTCGGCCGTTATTATTATCAGCGGCTGGATCACGTGATGGATGCCAAGAAAGTGGACCTCAACAAGCTTAAGACCATCACGTCTGTATTAGGGAAGAGGGTGGCCGGGGTGAAAGATTTTGACGGGGTGAAGCTCATTTGCGACAATGAGGACTGGCTCATGTTCCGCCCGTCGGGTACGGAGCCGCTGGTGCGCATTTATTCGGAAGCCAAATCCCTGAAAAGGGCTAAGGACTTGCTGGAGTTCGGCCGCAAATTGATCGACCCTTGA
- the nadD gene encoding nicotinate (nicotinamide) nucleotide adenylyltransferase, whose translation MKRIGLLGGSFNPIHCGHLFMARAAMEGLGLDQVIFVPVNCSAHKTDREMALAKDRLAMARIAVRGHKDFSVCDAEIKRGGISYTVDTARYFRRLCPKDQLFFIIGEDSIQGLGDWKNIDGILSILSFIAVNRECCPVSSSQIRSRLSCKRSIQGLTPAAVIGYIRQKGLYVQ comes from the coding sequence GTGAAGCGCATCGGCCTTTTAGGCGGCAGTTTCAATCCCATCCATTGCGGCCATTTGTTCATGGCCCGGGCGGCCATGGAGGGGCTCGGGTTGGACCAGGTTATTTTTGTTCCGGTCAATTGTTCTGCGCACAAAACAGACCGTGAGATGGCTCTGGCCAAAGACAGGCTGGCCATGGCGCGCATTGCCGTGCGCGGGCATAAGGACTTCAGCGTTTGCGATGCGGAGATCAAACGCGGCGGCATTTCTTACACCGTGGATACGGCCCGATATTTCCGCCGCCTTTGTCCTAAAGACCAGTTGTTTTTTATCATCGGCGAGGACAGCATCCAAGGACTTGGGGACTGGAAAAATATTGACGGGATATTGAGCATTTTGTCGTTCATTGCCGTCAATCGCGAATGTTGCCCCGTATCTTCTTCACAGATAAGGTCCCGCCTGTCTTGCAAGCGGAGCATTCAAGGGCTGACACCGGCGGCCGTGATCGGTTATATCCGGCAGAAAGGGTTATATGTCCAATAG
- a CDS encoding glutamate-5-semialdehyde dehydrogenase, translating into MSLSARILKIAQAAKKASYQLALVPAREKDRALRLMAQALLVQQPYLIKENSRDIAAAARAGYAGALVDRLTLTPKVIKGMAESVLATARLKDPIGEELDTFKRPNGLLIKKIRVPLGVVGIIYESRPNVTSDCAALCLKSGNAVLLKGGKEAVHSNKAIFKVLKDALRSTSVPPQALQMIDPVDRRAVQELLKLEQYVDVIVPRGGEELIRFVAQNSRIPVIKHFKGVCHVYVSAQADLQMARRIVLNAKVQKPGVCNAMETLLVDKAVAKKFLPAALADLQKAGCELRGDAATRAIVRDVKTATQKDWSTEYLDLILSVKVVDGLQEAVDHINTYGSRHSDAIVTRDKAQAKQFLEGVDSACVYVNASTRFTDGYEFGFGAEVGISTDKLHVRGPMALEGLTSYQYQIYGRGQIRT; encoded by the coding sequence ATGAGTTTATCCGCTCGCATTTTAAAAATCGCGCAAGCCGCTAAAAAGGCGTCCTATCAACTCGCCTTGGTCCCGGCCAGGGAAAAAGACCGGGCCCTGCGTTTGATGGCGCAAGCCCTTTTGGTCCAACAGCCGTATTTGATCAAAGAAAACAGCAGGGACATCGCCGCGGCCGCACGGGCCGGTTATGCCGGGGCCTTGGTCGACCGTCTGACATTAACTCCCAAGGTCATCAAGGGTATGGCGGAGTCCGTGCTGGCCACGGCCCGCCTGAAAGATCCCATCGGAGAAGAGTTGGACACGTTCAAACGCCCCAATGGTTTGCTCATCAAGAAGATCCGCGTGCCTTTAGGTGTCGTCGGGATCATCTACGAATCACGTCCTAATGTGACCAGCGATTGCGCCGCCTTATGCTTGAAGTCCGGAAATGCCGTCCTCCTCAAAGGAGGCAAAGAAGCCGTGCATTCCAACAAGGCCATTTTCAAAGTCCTCAAGGACGCTTTAAGGAGCACTTCTGTTCCGCCGCAGGCCCTGCAAATGATCGACCCTGTTGACCGCCGGGCCGTGCAAGAACTTTTAAAACTCGAACAATACGTGGATGTGATCGTTCCGCGCGGCGGGGAGGAGCTGATCCGTTTTGTCGCACAGAACTCCCGGATCCCGGTGATCAAACATTTCAAGGGCGTCTGCCATGTGTATGTCAGCGCCCAAGCGGACCTGCAGATGGCCCGCCGGATCGTCCTCAACGCCAAGGTGCAAAAACCGGGTGTGTGCAATGCCATGGAAACCTTGCTGGTGGACAAGGCCGTGGCCAAAAAATTTCTGCCCGCGGCGCTCGCGGACCTGCAAAAGGCCGGCTGTGAACTGCGCGGTGACGCGGCAACGCGCGCCATTGTCAGGGACGTTAAGACAGCGACACAAAAAGATTGGTCCACCGAGTACCTGGACCTGATCCTTTCCGTGAAGGTCGTGGACGGCCTGCAGGAGGCCGTGGACCATATCAATACCTATGGTTCGCGCCATTCGGATGCCATTGTCACCAGGGACAAGGCCCAGGCGAAACAATTTTTGGAAGGCGTTGATTCCGCCTGCGTCTATGTGAACGCGTCCACGCGTTTTACCGACGGGTATGAGTTCGGGTTCGGGGCGGAAGTGGGCATCAGCACGGACAAATTGCACGTGCGCGGCCCCATGGCGCTGGAGGGGCTGACGTCTTATCAATATCAAATTTACGGCCGGGGGCAAATACGGACGTGA
- the proB gene encoding glutamate 5-kinase, protein MTRTFNRPIRRVVVKLGSSQIADYALKPRTAQLRSLASQVGRLRKRGIEVVLVSSGAIVLGMGELGEKKRPTELASLQARAAIGQAVLMRTYSKLFEKAGLKCAQVLLTWDDFKARVRFLNSRHTLDNLLKEGVIPVINENDTTSTEEIRFGDNDKLSALVAGLVRADLLLILSDVSGLYGADKKVFEEVKEITAQIERLGGGTRNFHIARGGMKTKIEAVKIATHAGVPCVITAGHIRDVLTRVVDGQKIGTYFIEKNDKIFDGDMEHEFIRSHFKNRASR, encoded by the coding sequence ATGACAAGGACATTCAACAGACCCATACGGCGTGTGGTCGTCAAACTCGGTTCCAGTCAGATCGCGGATTACGCGCTCAAGCCCCGCACCGCGCAATTGCGGTCTTTGGCCTCACAGGTCGGCCGTTTGCGCAAGCGCGGCATCGAGGTGGTGCTTGTTTCTTCGGGGGCCATTGTGCTGGGCATGGGGGAGTTGGGAGAGAAGAAACGTCCGACGGAACTTGCGTCGCTTCAGGCGCGCGCGGCCATCGGTCAGGCCGTGTTGATGCGCACCTACAGCAAATTGTTTGAAAAGGCGGGGCTTAAATGCGCGCAAGTGCTTTTGACGTGGGATGATTTTAAAGCGCGTGTGCGTTTTTTGAATTCCCGTCATACGCTGGACAATCTTTTGAAGGAGGGGGTCATTCCCGTCATCAATGAGAACGACACGACCTCGACGGAAGAGATCAGGTTCGGCGACAACGACAAACTTTCCGCTCTGGTGGCCGGCCTGGTGCGCGCGGACCTTTTGCTGATCCTTTCCGACGTCAGCGGGCTTTACGGCGCCGACAAAAAAGTGTTTGAGGAAGTCAAGGAGATCACGGCGCAGATCGAAAGGTTGGGCGGCGGCACAAGAAATTTCCATATCGCCCGCGGCGGCATGAAAACCAAGATCGAGGCGGTCAAGATCGCCACTCATGCCGGTGTTCCTTGTGTGATCACCGCCGGCCATATCCGCGACGTTCTGACGCGCGTTGTGGATGGACAAAAGATCGGCACGTATTTTATCGAGAAGAATGACAAAATATTCGACGGAGACATGGAACATGAGTTTATCCGCTCGCATTTTAAAAATCGCGCAAGCCGCTAA
- the obgE gene encoding GTPase ObgE: MAFVDKARIQAQAGNGGKGCESHYQDKYMRYPRPNGGNGGRGGDVVFMADRNLYTLLDYRFKQHYVAKSGAHGGSNNKTGANGPAWVLRVPVGTMVWDHDTGLLIRDLAVHGDSVTVVKGGEGGHGNNHNRTVTPPHAGEVRMVRLELKIIADVGLIGFPNAGKSTLICAVSKVRSKIADYPFTTKAPILGIVKDEQGESEDFVIADLPGLIEGAHEGKGLGHQFLKHAERTKILVHIIDMSGCEGRDPINDYHQTCQELDLYSEEVAHKHRVLVANKMDLPSAEANLKTFKRKVSKNIIAISAKEKEGLDKLLAALRKLL; the protein is encoded by the coding sequence ATGGCATTTGTTGATAAGGCGCGCATTCAGGCCCAGGCCGGCAACGGCGGCAAAGGATGCGAAAGTCATTACCAGGATAAATACATGCGTTATCCCCGCCCTAACGGCGGGAATGGCGGCAGGGGCGGTGACGTTGTCTTTATGGCGGACCGCAACCTGTACACCCTTTTGGATTACCGGTTCAAACAGCATTACGTGGCCAAAAGCGGCGCCCACGGCGGCTCCAATAATAAGACCGGGGCCAACGGCCCGGCCTGGGTCCTGCGGGTTCCCGTTGGGACCATGGTATGGGACCATGACACCGGCCTTTTGATCCGCGATCTTGCCGTGCACGGGGACAGCGTCACCGTGGTCAAGGGCGGCGAAGGCGGCCATGGCAATAACCATAACCGCACGGTCACGCCCCCGCATGCGGGGGAAGTCCGCATGGTGCGCCTGGAATTGAAGATCATCGCGGACGTGGGGCTGATCGGTTTTCCCAATGCCGGTAAAAGTACGCTCATTTGCGCCGTGTCCAAGGTGAGGTCCAAGATCGCCGATTATCCCTTCACCACCAAGGCGCCGATCCTGGGGATCGTCAAGGACGAGCAGGGCGAGTCCGAAGATTTTGTCATTGCTGATCTGCCGGGCCTGATCGAGGGCGCGCATGAGGGCAAGGGCCTGGGCCATCAGTTCTTAAAACACGCCGAGCGCACCAAAATCCTCGTGCACATCATTGACATGTCCGGCTGTGAAGGCCGCGACCCGATCAACGATTATCATCAGACCTGTCAGGAGCTGGATCTTTATAGCGAGGAAGTGGCCCACAAGCACAGGGTCCTGGTGGCCAATAAAATGGACCTTCCGTCGGCTGAAGCGAATTTGAAGACATTCAAACGTAAGGTCAGCAAAAATATTATCGCCATATCTGCCAAGGAAAAGGAAGGGTTGGACAAATTGCTCGCCGCCCTGCGCAAACTATTATGA
- the rplU gene encoding 50S ribosomal protein L21 — translation MFAVIELGGFQFKVSEGETIAANRLDYTPGQKITVEKVLLFSDGKEVKVGQPYLKDVEVKAEVIGHTRGPKTIAYKYRKRKDSARTIGHRQDLTTIRIEKIAA, via the coding sequence ATGTTCGCAGTCATTGAATTAGGCGGGTTCCAGTTCAAGGTGAGCGAAGGCGAGACCATCGCCGCCAACCGTTTGGACTATACGCCCGGACAAAAGATCACCGTGGAAAAAGTTTTGCTGTTTTCCGACGGTAAAGAGGTCAAGGTCGGCCAGCCGTATCTCAAGGATGTTGAGGTCAAGGCAGAGGTGATCGGCCATACCCGCGGCCCCAAGACCATCGCGTACAAGTATCGCAAGCGCAAGGACTCGGCCAGGACCATCGGCCATCGCCAGGACCTGACCACGATCAGGATTGAGAAGATAGCAGCTTAA
- a CDS encoding DUF2283 domain-containing protein, with translation MKIEYSKDADALYVYFREMHVAKTREIEEGVMVDLDGQGHLIGIEILDVSKRLTPQELANVNIENLPAGVG, from the coding sequence ATGAAAATCGAATATAGCAAAGATGCTGATGCTCTTTATGTTTATTTTCGTGAAATGCACGTTGCCAAGACCCGTGAGATCGAAGAAGGGGTCATGGTGGATTTGGATGGGCAGGGGCATTTGATAGGGATCGAGATCTTGGATGTCAGCAAGCGTTTGACCCCGCAGGAACTGGCAAACGTGAACATAGAAAATTTACCCGCAGGTGTCGGATAA
- a CDS encoding DUF4258 domain-containing protein → MKSALNKILAFFGAKTVGVKYKTIEYVRHARRRMKWRQISEEEVVRTLSSPDKTVVLEDNRYHVYKVIGSRNVRVTYRLSAGKVMVLTVVDKSD, encoded by the coding sequence ATGAAGAGTGCATTGAATAAAATATTGGCATTTTTTGGTGCGAAAACCGTTGGTGTAAAATACAAGACAATTGAGTATGTGCGTCACGCGCGCCGTCGCATGAAATGGCGGCAAATTTCCGAAGAGGAAGTAGTTCGGACATTGAGCAGTCCGGACAAGACGGTGGTGTTGGAAGACAATAGATATCATGTTTATAAGGTTATAGGATCAAGGAACGTCCGTGTGACTTACAGGTTATCCGCCGGCAAAGTTATGGTCCTGACAGTGGTGGATAAATCGGACTAA